GCGCACCGCCACCATGGTGCATGGCGAGGCCATCCGCGACCTGGCCTTTCCCTGCAAGAGCAACCGCTGTCTGACGCAGACGCTGCACCACATGGAGAAGGAAGACGCCGTGGCGCCGGTCTCGTCGACCATCACGGTCAACAAGGTGCAGCGGCCCGATGGCAGCAGCATCCCGGTCGACAGCCGGCGCGCACCCGCCGCGGCCGGGCACGGCGACGCCTTCTTCGACGACGAGGACGACGAGGACACGGTGGTGCGCATCGGCCCCACCGAGCGCCTGACCGATGCCAGCGTGCTGCCCCCGCGCCAGTTCGGCGCCGAGCCGCCGCAGGGTGAGCGCGAGCGCCTGATCTGGGCCATGGAGCAATGCGGCTGGGTGCAGGCCAAGGCGGCCCGGCTGCTCAAGGTCACCCCGCGTCAGCTGGGCTACGCGCTGCAGAAACACCGGATCGAGGTGCGCAAGCTCTGACGGCGTTGTGGCTTGATCCAACACAAGGCGGCCCCGGGCCGCCTTGTGCTTTTCGGTAGGGCGCGACCTTGTCGCTTTTGTCGCGACCGACACAGCCCGGCGGGCATGCGACAAAACCGCAAGTGATTGATTAAAAAGAAAAAAGCACCTGGCACAGCTCTCGCAATGGTGGGTTCACCTGCCACCACACGAGGTGCCCCATGTCCGCCAACACCACGTTCGTATCGATCGGCGATCTGAAGAAAGGTCGCCAAGCCGTCAGCGAAGTCGTCGAGACCGGAGGGGGCTGCGGCACCACCGGTGGCTCCGGAAAGTCGAGCTGTGGCTCATCGGGTGGGCCCGACGACATGCCCGCCGAGATCTGGGACAAGGTCAAGAACCACCCCTGCTACTCGGAAGAGGCCCACCACCACTACGCCCGCATGCACGTGGCCGTGGCCCCGGCCTGCAACATCCAGTGCAACTACTGCAATCGCAAGTACGACTGCAGCAACGAATCGCGCCCCGGCGTGGTCAGCCAGAAGCTCACGCCCGAGCAGGCCGTCAAAAAGGTGCTGGCCGTGGCCAGCGAGATTCCGCAGATGACGGTGCTGGGCATCGCCGGCCCCGGCGATTCGCTGGCCAACCCGAAGAAGACCTTCGACACCATGCGCATGCTCCACGAGCAGGCGCCCGACATCAAGCTGTGCCTGTCCACCAACGGCCTGGCGCTGCCGGACCAGGTCGACGAGATCTGCAAGTACAACATCGACCACGTCACGATCACCATCAACATGGTCGATCCGGAAGTGGGCGCCAAGATCTACCCCTGGATCTTCTGGGACCACCGGCGCGTCACCGGCGTCGAGGCCGCCCGCATCCTGCACGAGCGCCAGATGCTCGGCCTGGAGATGCTGACCGCCCGCGGCGTGCTCACCAAGATCAACTCGGTGCTGATCCCCGGCATCAACGACGAGCACCTGATCGAGGTGAACCGCGAGGTCAAGAAGCGCGGTGCCTTCCTGCACAACATCATGCCGCTGATCTCGGAAGCCGAGCACGGCACCGTGTTCGGCCTGACCGGCCAGCGCGGCCCGACCGCCCAGGAGCTCAAGGCCGTGCAGGACGCCTGCATGGGCGGCGCCAACCTGATGCGCCACTGCCGCCAATGCCGCGCCGACGCGGTGGGCCTGCTGGGCGAGGACCGCTCCGAGGAATTCACCCTCGACAAGATCGAGGAGATGGAAGTCGTCTACGACCTGGACAAGCGCAAGGCCTACCAGGACCAGGTCGAGGCCGAGCGCCAGGCCCAGGTGGCGGCCAAGGCCGACGCGCTGGCCGCCGCGGCCAACGACGATGGCGTGGACCCGGACATGAAGGTGCTGGTCGCCGTGGCCACCGAAGGCCATGGCAAGGTCAACCAGCACTTCGGCCACGCCACCGAATTCCAGATCTTCGAGGTCAGCCAGGCCCAGGCCCTGTTCGTCGGCCACCGCCGGGTGGACCTGTACTGCCAGGGCGGCTACGGCGAGGACGAGCAACTGCCCTCCATCGTCAAGGCCATCAACGACTGCCATGCGGTGCTGGTGGCCAAGATCGGCGCCTGCCCGCGTGACGAGCTGGCCGCCGCCGGCATCGAGCCGGTGGACGCCTACGCCCACGAGTTCATCGAGAAGGCCGCGCTGTCCTGGTTCAGCGGCTACCGCCAGCGCATCGCCAGCGGCGAACTCGTCCACCAACCGCGCGGTGACGCGCAGATCCGGCAGGGTGCCTTCACCGGCACCGCCGAAGCAGCCGCCTGAGCCTTGACGCCAGCGACGGCCCTTTCCCCAGCCCCCAGCCAAGGAGTCCCATCATGGCCCTGAAGATCATCGCCTCCATGTGCACCGGCTGCTCCGCCTGCGAGCCCGAGTGCCCCAACGTCGCCATCCGTGAGAAGGGCGGCACCTTCATCATCGACCCGGCCAAGTGCACC
This sequence is a window from Ideonella dechloratans. Protein-coding genes within it:
- the nifB gene encoding nitrogenase cofactor biosynthesis protein NifB, whose translation is MSANTTFVSIGDLKKGRQAVSEVVETGGGCGTTGGSGKSSCGSSGGPDDMPAEIWDKVKNHPCYSEEAHHHYARMHVAVAPACNIQCNYCNRKYDCSNESRPGVVSQKLTPEQAVKKVLAVASEIPQMTVLGIAGPGDSLANPKKTFDTMRMLHEQAPDIKLCLSTNGLALPDQVDEICKYNIDHVTITINMVDPEVGAKIYPWIFWDHRRVTGVEAARILHERQMLGLEMLTARGVLTKINSVLIPGINDEHLIEVNREVKKRGAFLHNIMPLISEAEHGTVFGLTGQRGPTAQELKAVQDACMGGANLMRHCRQCRADAVGLLGEDRSEEFTLDKIEEMEVVYDLDKRKAYQDQVEAERQAQVAAKADALAAAANDDGVDPDMKVLVAVATEGHGKVNQHFGHATEFQIFEVSQAQALFVGHRRVDLYCQGGYGEDEQLPSIVKAINDCHAVLVAKIGACPRDELAAAGIEPVDAYAHEFIEKAALSWFSGYRQRIASGELVHQPRGDAQIRQGAFTGTAEAAA
- a CDS encoding 4Fe-4S binding protein codes for the protein MALKIIASMCTGCSACEPECPNVAIREKGGTFIIDPAKCTECEGQFDAPQCVSVCPVDGCIKPA